The stretch of DNA tctaccatgatgccttgcagagtccacgatatgtgcatgcaagaaccgctgaaccccaactatataagggtatggcatcctcatctgcatcggcgatctcctgtgcgtaggGCAGAAGCACCATATCCATACAGTGgtcgtgtgagttgttgaacatgatgtacccaaacaaccacagcaggtatgcctcgagtgatctagtcacgctgtactcatcagcatcggctgccaacagatctggctgcaatgaagtacgaacattgagaataagaaacacatgaggtatttcaaagccataaaatacatcaacacatcgttttgtacgaaattgtacctgaaactgtaggagccatgacttggaagggcctttcgactgtgggtgctcattgaaatcttcaggatcaatcgtggtggcaacacctgcaaaacGTTCCTCAAGATCCTCCAGCCATGTAGAAGGTACCACACGGGGCCCGACAGCATCTCCGGTGATAGAAAGaccaagcagcatcgcaacatcctgcagggtcggtgccatctccccacaagggaggtggaacgtgtgtctcaggtctccatctgtcaacgagagctgaaagtagagacctatctagcttcaccaaagcactctcagcaagacgagccacaGTGAGAAGACCTGCCTCGCTCAACCTGCATCATACAGTGCACAAATAttaatacattatataacgaaatgtataacagataaaaatagaaaatagacgacatatcacctgggcacccatcgtgggtctacaggaaccaactctgcaggtggacgtggacgcagcacgtttagttcttggtgctgaaccttcgcaaggaatgaccggtgacccgagtctattgttgggtccagcaacgcaggagtaaccccggccatacctaccacataagatcaaaacaatacaatacaatcacacacatctaaatatttctaatagttccttatatttcctaaataatttCTAAGCTTTTCTAACGATTTATAATAATTTAtaatattttctaacattttataaattttctaatactatcttgcaattttaaagattaattaattagattgctaatgtactatatcaacgctaatcactacaagtaactacacctaaatgtaccactaatcagtcctaataataattaaactgattgttaatatactgtttcaacaaaatagtttctataattttctacaattttctaacattttctacaattttctaacattctctacaattttctaatattttctataattttctacaattttctaacattttctaatattatcttgcagtttttttattttttaaaacttctctaacaattttctagtattttctaatactaaatctaacactaaatgtactatatcaacgctaatcactcctaaatgtactatatcaacgctaatcactataagtaactgcacctaaatgtaccactaatcactcctaataataattgaactgattgttaatctactgtttcaaaaaaataattacaacataatctatttataaaatgtagaaaattttagttacctacaGTTGTCGGcttgaaaatccggcagggcttcgtcgctttgcctctccctcacccctcctctccctccctctctcgcttttctttttttctggatttttagtgagGCAAATGAGAGGGTGAGGGGCAGCCAACACTTATATAGAGTTGGggggaccggtcgcccggcaggcgggcggccagggcccgccgctcctctgccAGGCGGCCTTAAGggctggccgccccgctgccgagcGGCCGGTCCTCCAGGGATCTCGGCATAATTTTTTgtcgatttttttttcagataaaCCCCTGCCGCCCAGCTGTCGGGCGGCTAGGTCCCGgctgcccggcagcggggcggccggggtatattcctgtaaatttccaaatcgaaaatatatttttataaaaaacgaaaataaaaaaataaaaaaaccgcctgGAAGTGGAAGCTGCTGGCTTCACTCAAAAAAAGTGTGGGCCTGATTGCTTGGAGAATGGAGactgcggcggccgccggcggcgaacgcCGATGAGAGGACGAGAGAAGAGAGTGGAGAGAGACCGCGCGCGTGACGACGAACGAGATGAGAGCACCGGCGGCTACCACCCACCAGTCCACCAGGTCCACCACCCATGGTCCATGGTGTAACCAAACGCGGCACCTCCACCAAAGAGGAGAAAAGAACAAGAGAATCCAAACCGTTCGAACTCTCCCTCCCACCGTCCAGTCCAGCCACCCGCCTCCCATGCCCATGCCGTCGGCTTCCCTCCGCCTCGCCGTCATCGGCGCGGGTGCGGCGGGGCTAGCCGCCgcccgcgagctccgccgcgaggGCCACGCGCCCGTCGTCttcgagcgcgccgccgccgtggggggCACCTGGCTCTACGCGCCCCCCGCGGCGTCCTCCGAcccgctcggcgccgccgcgacgcACTCCAGCCTCTACGCCTCGCTCCGCACCAACCTGCCCCGCGAGACCATGGGCTTCCTCGACTTCCCCTTCGCCGCGGAGGCACCCGGCTCCGCCGACCCCCGCAGGTTCCCGGGCCACGAGGAGGTGCTCCGGTACCTGGAGGCGTTCGCGCGGCTGTTCGATCTGCTCCGGCTCGTCCGGTTCGAGACGGAGGTGCTCAGGGTGCGGAGGGAGGACCGCGGGGGATGGGCGGTGACGTCTAGGAAGCTTGGGGACAAGGgaagcggcgaggaggaggtgtaCGACGCCGTCGTGGTTTGCAACGGGCACTACACGGAGCCGCGCATCGCCGTCATTCCAGGTTAATTTCGGCGCTTCACAACTTGCAGCCTTGAACTACTAAGATACTAGGTTCTGGAATAAATAAACTGCATAAGCATAACCCCACGGCGTCGAGTGTGTAATTGTGTATTGTTTGGATCATCCATGAAGGTGCTAGAAATCTGTAACAATTCGTTAAAGCCGTTGCAAATTCCCGATGGTTATTGCAGTAATCAATTTTTACACTATCAAACTTTGGCAGGTGTAGACGCTTGGCCAGGGAAGCAGATGCATAGCCACAATTACCGTGTGCCCGAGCCATTCCTTGATCAAGTGTGTGCTTTCGTCTTGGTGATCTATGCTCCCAACATGTATTTCCATGGTTAACGAAGACTATCTGTTGCGATGACAGGTAGTGATCATAATCGGGGCTTCAGCAAGCGCAGTTGACATTTCAAGAGACATTGCAAGCACTGCAAAAGAGGTCCATATTGCTGATAGGTCAGCACCAGTTCGCACCTGTGAGAAGCAACCTGGCAACAATAATCTGTGGCTTCATTCCATGGTAAACAGCCTTTTCTCCTGGTGAGTCAAGCAAGATGTGGTAGCTTTTATCTATTGAGGAGCTGCCACTTTAGTATTGTTAAAACTAATGCTCGAACTGCAGATTGACCGTGCCGAGGAGGATGGTAGTGTGGTGTTCCAGGATGGCAGCACAATCAAAGCCGATGTCATCATGCACTGCACTGGGTATAGAGACTTGCAGTGTCCCTGCAATATCATTTCTTATCTTACAAAAGCAAGTCATCTTGTGCTACTTTACCTGAAGCTGATCATGTGTTTCCTCTATTTCATTGTTTGCTAGCTACTTGTATGACTTTCCATTCCTTGGAGATGACAGTACTATCACTGTGGATGACAACCGCATCGATCCACTATACAAGCATGTTTTCCCACCGGAAGTGGCTCCTCAACTGTCCTTCATTGGATTGCCATGGAAGGTCAGTTTTGCTCGAACTTCTGCTTATCAATTCAGAACTTTAGATACACTTGTAAGTTGCAACTTGCCTAGGGATCCTAAGAAATAAAACCTTCGACCTCTGTTCCATCCAGGTTATTCCTTTTCCACTCTTTGAACTCCAAAGTAAGTGGGTCGCTAGAGTTCTATCGGGGCGGATCATGCTTCCATCCAAAGAAGAAATGATGGAAGATGTGAAAGCTTTCTACTCGAAACTAGAAGCACGTGGATGGCCTAAGAGATACACCCATAACTTTTCAAACTACCAGGTATCCTAGAGATGTCTGtcaataataaaagaaaaatcttGTGGTGATGGAAGCATTGATGAGCAGTTCTCCTGCATAGGAAAAAAAAGCTAGACATGGCTTCTATACTGTGTAATTTTGACATTCCTATGTTGACACATTTGAAATTTCCTTGCTGTCTTTGCTTTGTTGCAGTTTGAGTATGATGATTGGCTTGCTGAGCAATGCAGCCATATACCAATTGAAGAATGGAGGAAGCAGATGTACAATTTTAATGGGATTAACAAGGCAGTTCGTCCTGAGAGTTATCGTGATGAGTGGGACGATGACCATCTCGTGGCTGAAGCAAATGAATATTTCAAGAAATACCTGTAGAATCCTTTTCGTTATTATCATCCCCTATTCAATAAATGTGCTTGAGACTGATCTGCACTGCAATAAGGATGATTGTGTAAATATTTACCTAGTGTGGATTGGCCATACATGTGGGATTAGCATTCCATTGATCATTTGATGTATATATGAGACTGATCTTCATTGAATCATTGCCTTATGAATTACAGAGCAAACAATTTTGCAAGTGAAAGTGTGGAGAGGGCATATGCTGCGAATAAGATTTCACTGGTGGTATTACTAGCTAAGATGAGCAAAAAATGCACCAGCCGGGAATCGAACCAGGGTCTGTACCGTGGCAGGGTACTATTCTACCACTAGACCACTGGTGCTTCTGTGGAATTAGCTTTAGTTAACTTTGTTAATACTCTGAAGTTCAATGACTACGACATTCAACTTGCACAAAGGCAATAAGTCTGTTTCTGTGAAAATGCTTTATTTAATCCCGTGTGTTGCTACGGGCAACAAAAATTATATTAATACATGTACAAGAATCATTCAACTTTATAAAACTTATGCATAATTGAACTCAAATGTAGCGAATTGAAAACTATCAGTTTCACCACTCACATCGCAATAGACAGATTGCAAATGTGCAATGAATATTTGAATCAATCTTAAAATATTATCAGAAGAGCTGAACCGGTGATATGAATATATCAGGCATATGCACCCTGTGGAATCTTCATTTATTTGCAGCTCATGTTTATGTTCTCTCTTCATAATCTTCTCGCTAAAGTGGATTACTTATTGGGGCCGTGTGAAAACTACCGAAGACATATGTATAATAGAAAATGTGTTCACCTCAAATGGACTTAAGAGGTAATACGCAGAAGAATTGAGAAACTTGATTGCTTCCTTATGATAATGTGATATGCATTGGTGAGCCAGAACCAAGAAGCCAAGACTCACGTCTTTTACTATGGCTTGGCACCATCGAGAGCCATAATTAGGAAGTAAAAGGACAAGGCGATGGTTTACTTCCTTGAAGATGCAGGTCCTCGTTTGTTTCATACTTTCATCCTATGAAAATCAAGTTAACAAAGTCAAAAGCTGAACATAATATGTGCCTCAAGAAAATACACCTTGAAATCCCATCTTGGTTGAACAAATTTACACCAGAAATTAAGAGACATATGACCAATTTAGAAAGAATATTTTATTTTACATTAAACAGTCCAAGTAATGAAAACCAATTGAAACAATCAATCTATTAGAGCAAATAAGGCATCACATTCTTTTTAGGAAAAAGATGCTAGCAGCCCAACATCGGAGGTGTGTTGTTTGGTGATGGTAGGGTGCCACGTCACATGTGCAAGCGATCATTGACAATCTGGATGACAGAATTATGAAATTGTGGTGAAATCACCTGACAAGATTGATCTCATTTCGTTACTCCAGTACTAATAATAATTTTCACAGGCAATTAATCGGTAGTTCTTATTGAATAAAATTTCTGAACTTCAAAACCAAAGAACGCTTTGCAATTGGGTGCCGGCGCCAACAGTCAAAGAGACACATATCAGGCAAACTATATGCAAGCAGAAGCTGTTGACACGAGCACCCAATACATCTGCACAGATCCAGGCAACTTCACATGATGGCTGCCAAAATCGAAGACAGAAAACAGATTCAAGCTACAAAACATCATTTAGCCAAAAGTCAAATACTCTTAGCAAATGTCAGGCATTGGAATTTGGATACATAAGCATGGTCCGCTTTAAGAACTACTAGTAATATTTGACGACAGGTCTAAAAAAAGTGGTAGACACCACAACTTCAGCATCCAGACAGGCAGCGAGCAATCTAGAAAAGAGATGTTCCCTTCCCCTTCTTGTCTCCACCAATCTCAAAGTGCTTGCATCTCTGCGACAGAAATCAGAAGAGAGTGAGCAAACACATAGAGTAAAAACTAACAGTATGTTTTGCCCAAAAGAAATGAGACAGTACCTTGATAGGGTGCTGGGAGTAGTGCTTGCAGCTCTGGCACTGCAGCTTCAGCACAATCTTCTTGGTGGTCTTGGCCTGAGTATAGAAAGTTAGAAACCAATTTTTCATGTTATGAATATTTTATGGAAACTGAATAGCATTAAACATTTAGATTTTCAAAATTGTCTTCACATAGACAATGGAAGTATTGAACAATCATATATCAACTGCAATACCTTCTTGTGGAAGACGGGCTTGGTCTGACCACCATATCCTGACTGCTTGCGGTCATAACGACGCTTTCCCTGGGCAGAAAGGCTATCCTTACCCTTCTTGTACTGAGTCACCTTGTGGAGAGTGTGCTTCCTGCACTCCTTGTTCTTGCAGTAGGTCTTCTTGGTCTTAGGAACATTTACCTATTCAAGATTTGAAGCAAAATCAAACAGGTCAAGTCATCATGTGAGGTTTGATGGATACAAGGCAACAGTTAAGTAATTCATAGAATCTAAACCAATTCCAAACATCCGATGCTAAACTCTACGGCTCGGTGAACAAGGTCAACAGCAGGTAAATGATATAAAAACTCAAATTACATCAATAGGGTCCTCAGAAGATATGCTTATGGTTGTCATCATACAATAATGATCAGGTCTCAAAGATTTCATGCCATCATAGGACCCAGCATATCAAACATCAAGCAGTGAAAACAAGAAGTGTAAATCAATATGCTGAAATAATTTTTCGGTTAAAAAAAATGTGCTGAAATAATGGAATTGTGACACAGTTAAACAAGAAAACAGTAGGCAGCATATTGATATTGAAGATCCATTTCAGCACAAACTGGTAAAGAGTACAAAGACCTTTTGCCCTAATCTGAATAAACTTCAATTTCCGCAGAAAAAACTTTGAATAAACTAGAAGGGAGATTAGGATGGATTATTTAAAAACACTTCCACTAGCATGCTATCCTAAGTACATATGTGATATGAAACGTCCAAAAGCTATGAATAACAATAAAATATCTGAGATGGAACACAACACATCATGCAATATGGAAATGCGACACAACTAAGCAAACAGATAAAATTCTAAGCACTTCCTGAAAACTATGCATAATCTACCACTTCAAGTCACAGATAAGCAGCGTTTTACGCATGAGAGATCTATAAACAAATTCTCAGTGCACGTATAACAAGAATCCTTACCTAAACAAGAACCTAAAACCAAAGAAAAAATCAACCACAATATCTAGTATTAATAGAAATTTCCTTGTCTTAAGGAGTCACAGGATCTAACAGCCTGCAGGTGCAACGCCACCAATCTGACGACCTCAAGCACGCAACCTATCAAACGACAACAGCGACAGttcacaaaaaagaaaaggcatcTAGGTCTTAGTATCCACAGAAATCTAGAATCAGACTAAGTAACAGACCCAATCAGACATCCACCTGCAGAAAGCGAAGCGAACCACTCGTGCACTCCCTAATCTACAGGATGATTCTAGCCATCTACTTGAGAGCGACTACAGCACGGGTTTCCACCTAGTCGAATCGGGCAAATCAACACGGGTCGGCGCAGGAACAAATGAGAAGGACGGGGTATTTCTCCAGCCGCGCGCGAGCGAGAGAGAGGGCGGAGAGGCGGCATACCAttttggcggcggcggaagggagGGCTCGGGCTCCTGCGGTGGTGCTCCCTATCCGGGCGTGAAGCTGcggcgagtggcggcggcggggggaagAAGGCCCGCTTTTATGGTGAGGCGCCCCCTGCGGCTAGGGTTTACTCCGTCAGGGGTGGCTCTCGGGCCGTGTTGGGCTGCCGTCACTGGACTGGGCTTCGTCGACCGCGCGAGGCCATGCAGGGTGGTGGCCCAGATGCAGATGCAAATATCTTTTGACAGTTTTTTTACAACaaaatttgttaataaattcCAAGTCATTTAGGGTTTTTTTTGGCTTTGTGATACGCACCATATTGGATTTTTTATCTTATATTTTCAAATTAATGTAAATATTAAATTTCTAGAATTATAAGTTGTATTTTGCGCTACTTTGTTCTTGATTTTGTGGTTAATAATTATATCATTTTGTCTTGTATCACATATGGCGATATTGATTGGTCGGTCTGTACTAGTCTTATAGTGTCAAACTATATGTAAAGCATAGTAAATGTGGACTATATATTAATTATTATCTGATAAAAGTGAACACATATCTTTCCTACTAATTCGGGTGCATTTCCTTGCACCGGAGTGTGATCACGTCATCTCAAATCATCTCGACCGTCGGATCGGGCAATCCGATGACCACAAACTATTGGGACGTGAATTTTGCAAAACCTCCCCAAAATTTGGTGAAATCAATTCGCAATCCATGGATGgtaattttgcaaaagagctcTCGGATTTTTGTGAATGGTAGTTTTAGAGGAGATCGAACACCATGCTGTCATCAGGTGCGACCATGCATACACCTTGAGGGAGGCCATAAGGGACTGCTGGGACCTGCCGCCGGAGGAGATGCTGAAGTATTCTGGTGTTGAGTGGCTCCTGCTACTCATTGATAAGGTAGATGCTGGAAAGCTGCACATCTGCTCCGGATCCTCTGGAGAGCGTGGTTTGTGAGGAATGAGTTGACACATTCACGCAAATGGCTGCCTATTATGGGGTCAGTTACCTTATTATCTGGATACTGGGACACTCTGCTAAAAATTGGACAATCGGGGGCAAAGTACTGTTGGAATAAACACGCCATGCATGGATGTGTtactggtgtgtgtgtgttttgtgTGTTGGCGTCATGCAGTTGAGCTGCTGTGCCAATCGGAGTCCAGGTCTTGGGGCAGAACGGATGCATGGTTGTTGCGTCCAGGCTGCAGTATCCTAGGAGGAGGTTAGGAGCAGAGGGAGGCGCCGGTTAGCACGGGAGGTGGCCGAGTCGTCCGGAACGAGCATGCAGGACGTTGAGGGTAGGATCGTGCGAATCTTGGCGAGATGGCCGTGCTGGGAGTTCGTGGCTCCTATGTGTGTGTTCCCTGGCTGATAAATAGCCTCTGTACTCCACCATTTCTTTTTGCCAAGTCCAGTGAAATAACAGGCCAAGATACAGGCGTTCGTTGCCGCGGCGTTCGTCGCCGAAAATTCTTGTGTTCATCGTCTCcctctgtaagcatctaggccatcaaggtatgtttcggtgattaatgacaatcattattgtgactaatgagtttgtgcagcttaatagatcattatcgctcatttggtcatatgtcaaaagaggcccctcaatttcattatccaaaaaggcgatctcggtattcaactcatttttatgtcaagactaaggatttttctagtcctaagtgtcataaggttgagaaggacacttaggttagtataggttttatagttttgtagtgatcgcactattaagaggggttaaggccaagtaacttgagcatggacatggtcaatcaaaaatggatgcacactatggtcactctggttcctagaagttcaaataagtggctttcaacttatatctcaagaatatttggatttcatttaagactcaaatcagaaaaggcaaaatcagaaaaagtctttaacaccggtttaaccgacgctctcccttttctatacgtcggttaaacgaagtcagtagagtctggacaagtcaatacaccagttaaaccgacgtgtttgaatttaacgtcggtgcattagtccagagttggtttttccagggtaattcaagttctatacaccggttaaaccgacgctgtttgaaatgtgacgtcggtgcaattgaccagtgagatggtttttccagggatttcagaagttgtactcaccggttaaaccgacgatggttttgagttaacgtcggtgcagttgtccagagacttggtttttcagttgatcagtggacaactacactcaccggttaaactgatgatacgtcggttaatctgcccaagttgtaacggctagttttcagaaggggcagattacattcatcggttaaaccgacgctgactattggaggtacgtcggattaactggcgctacgcagttttctggcagcttttctccaatggctctattcgtgtgagctgcctatatatacccctccaatgggtcattttgccactcttgacaccaggcaacatccaaacactcatactatagtcaagagccaccttgagcttcatctttcacatacttgttcattcaatcaagaagcaagattaaggacttgagtagagagaagcttgtgtgcatccgttcttggtgatcggttcttactcaagtgaaggccttagcttgttactcttagtgattggcatcacctaggcgatcttggtgatcgaggtgtttctcgcggagcttgccaaggattgtgggagcccggagaagaagattgtacgtggcttgatctccaccacgccgggatggtgaacggagactcttagtgagcgccctcgtctcggtgacttgggaggtgacaagactctttgtgagtgtcacaacgtggattaggggtgtgtgccaacacatcgataccacgggaaaaaatccggtcgtctcttgtccactctctttattcaagcattttctttcatgcaatttattcatgtgcttgacttagagatcataacttagctctaccttgctagactttacttctcgttttatctctcatagcttgtgtaggtagcttagttatccggttggtgaattggtgccttactagcattgcatatgTTAAGATTGCTTAATtgtgttttagaatttgaaaaaggcccaattcaccccccctcttggtccatcgatcctttcacCCTCGCCGGCGGAAAATTCTTGTGTTCATCGTCTCCCTCGCGCGGCATCGTGTGTTCGTGAGTGTGAGAGAGTTCCTGGGCGAAgccaacaattggtatcagagcaaggTTAGGTCGTCAGGAGATCCGTTCCCCTCGTCGGAGGTGTGCTGGTGGTGACCAGCACGAGCCGGCGTTCATGGTGGCGACTGGCGCAAGCCGGAGTTCGCCGGCGGCGTGATGGCGTTGTCCGGTTGCGGAGCGATGAGGTTAATTGTGGGGCCATGTGTCGGCCTGTGCGTGGTCGCCGGTGGAGGCGCTCAGTAGCGGATCGTGTGTCGATCTTGCCGGGCAAGATGTGCTCAACGGCGTGTGCGTCGCACCGGGGCCGAAGAAGATGGCGTGCTGCTCCGCGGCGTTCGTCGCCAGGGGTAGGGCATTTGTCGCCCGGACCGTGCGGCAATCTGCAAGTCATGGCGCTTGGCTCCATCGCAAGAAAATGTGTGGCACTCATGGCGCTGATGAGGAGGAGGCGTCAACCAGTTCGCGTTCGTGCGTGGCGTGTGTCGCCGGCGTACATGGAGCTCGGCGTGTGTCGCTGAGGACGAAGATGGTTGCTGCAGTGCGTATGGTGTTGTCCATGGCCACAAGTTGCTTGTGGAGAAGAAGCTCGGCGTGTGTCGCCGGAGCCGGAGACAACGGCGTGTGTCGCCGGAGAAGATGATGAAGGCCATCAGGTGCTCGGTTCGCGTCGAGAGTGGAGGCCGtagtggcggccatggcggcgacggcaagTGTGCAACGTTCGCCGGAGATGGACATGCAGAGGTGGCCCGTGGCCGCGTCATGTCgggagggcgtagcggcggctGTGGCGATGAAGACGACGGTAGCTGCGGCAACTCCGGCAACGACATGTCGTGTTTAGGGGGAGTTTGTTGGAATAAACATGCCATGCATGGATGTGTtgctggtgtgtgtgtgttttgtgTGTTGGCACCATGCAGTTGAGCTGCTGTGCCAATCAGAGTCCAGGTCTTGGGGCAGAACGGATGCATGATTGTTGCGTCCAGGCTGCAGTATCCTAGAAGGAGGTTAGGAGCAGAGGGAGGCGCCGGTTAGCACGGGAGGTGGCCGAGTCGTCCGAAACGAGCATGCAGGACGTTGAGGGTAGGATCGTGCGAATCTTGGCGAGATGGCCGTGCTGGGAGTTTGTGGCTCCTATGTGTGTGTTCCCTGGCTGATAAATAGTCTCTGTACTCCACCATTTCTTTTTGCCAAGTCCAGTGAAATAACAAGCCTAGATACAGGCGTTCGTTGCCGCGGCGTTCGTCGCCGAAAATTCTTGTGTCTCCCTTGCCGGCATCGTGTGTTCGTGAGTGTGAGAGAGTTCTTGGGCGAAGCCAACAAGGATGTGAAGGGTTAAGTTACCGGTAGCTGCAGCCAGTGTCTCAGGCGGAGGCCGCGAGCTGACCAAACGAACTTGGGAGGCTCCTGTAagtggctgggtgaagataaaTAGGGATGGAGCTTTTTCGGAGGACTCTTTCGAAGCTGGCAATGGCGTGGTCATTCGAAATCACTTTGGGACAGGTGATCTTATCCAGCTCGAAGTACATCGATGCCGCGGGCTCTGTTGAGCAGGTGGAAACACTGGCATGCAGAGAAGGTCCACCTTTTGCTGCGGAGTGGGTTCCGTTGCCTGCTATTGTTGAGTCAGACTGCTCAATAATGATCAAGTACCTGGCCTGTCCAGATACTCAGAGATCGCCCTCTACGTTCATCATCTTCGCTGCGCTGGAGGAAGCCGGTAAGATGCAGAAATTAACTTTCTGTCATATATGCAGAGAGCAGAATCGTGTTGCCTATGAATTATCGCAGATGGCCAAGCGCCTTTGTCATAATTTTGTTTGGAGAGAACGTGCTCCGGTGTGTGTTGAGCAAACCGTTGCTCAGGATGTAAATAGTTCTCATAATCCTTAATAAAACTCTCTCTTTCGGAAAAAACCCACATTTGTTTAATATCCGACACCCAATTTTGAAATAATTGTAAAAATAGGATTACAAATATTGACCACATGTGATTTTGTCATTTACTTATGATTTTGGAGTGTGTTGTAGGAATAATTTTAGAATGATATTGTAGGACCATCTGTGCCTATGAATGACTTGTGATTTTGCAGTTctatttttgcaaatttctcgATTTTGGCTGTctttgaaggaaaaaaaaagtaaaaaccgACTCTACCACAGTCCAGTCCAGCCAAACGCCTAGAATGCCGTCGGCTTCCCTCCGCCTCGCCGTcatcggcgcgggcgcggcggggctagccgccgcccgcgagctc from Panicum virgatum strain AP13 chromosome 9K, P.virgatum_v5, whole genome shotgun sequence encodes:
- the LOC120651736 gene encoding flavin-containing monooxygenase FMO GS-OX-like 2, coding for MPMPSASLRLAVIGAGAAGLAAARELRREGHAPVVFERAAAVGGTWLYAPPAASSDPLGAAATHSSLYASLRTNLPRETMGFLDFPFAAEAPGSADPRRFPGHEEVLRYLEAFARLFDLLRLVRFETEVLRVRREDRGGWAVTSRKLGDKGSGEEEVYDAVVVCNGHYTEPRIAVIPGVDAWPGKQMHSHNYRVPEPFLDQVVIIIGASASAVDISRDIASTAKEVHIADRSAPVRTCEKQPGNNNLWLHSMIDRAEEDGSVVFQDGSTIKADVIMHCTGYLYDFPFLGDDSTITVDDNRIDPLYKHVFPPEVAPQLSFIGLPWKVIPFPLFELQSKWVARVLSGRIMLPSKEEMMEDVKAFYSKLEARGWPKRYTHNFSNYQFEYDDWLAEQCSHIPIEEWRKQMYNFNGINKAVRPESYRDEWDDDHLVAEANEYFKKYL
- the LOC120651737 gene encoding 60S ribosomal protein L44, translating into MVNVPKTKKTYCKNKECRKHTLHKVTQYKKGKDSLSAQGKRRYDRKQSGYGGQTKPVFHKKAKTTKKIVLKLQCQSCKHYSQHPIKRCKHFEIGGDKKGKGTSLF